In the Engystomops pustulosus chromosome 2, aEngPut4.maternal, whole genome shotgun sequence genome, one interval contains:
- the LOC140116411 gene encoding histone H1.11R-like, with the protein MAETAPAAAAPPAAEPAAKAKKQPKKAAAAKKSAKKPSGPSVSELIIKAVSASKERSGVSLAALKKALAAGGYDVEKNNGRLKLAIKAQVAKGTLLQVKGSGASGSFKLNKKQLDTKDKAAKKKPAAAKPKKPAAASAKKAPKSPKKPKKAPSAAKSPKKAKKPAAAAAKSPKKAAKKPKAAPKPKKVTKSPAKKAAKPKAAAAKSPAKKKAATKAKKPAAKK; encoded by the coding sequence ATGGCAGAAACCGCGCCCGCCGCCGCAGCTCCCCCTGCCGCCGAACCGGCCGCCAAGGCCAAGAAGCAGCCCAAGAAGGCCGCTGCCGCCAAGAAGAGCGCCAAGAAGCCCTCCGGCCCCAGCGTCTCAGAGCTCATCATCAAAGCCGTGTCCGCCTCCAAGGAGCGCAGCGGGGTGTCCCTGGCCGCCCTCAAGAAGGCCCTGGCTGCCGGCGGCTACGACGTCGAAAAGAACAACGGCCGCCTCAAGCTGGCCATCAAGGCGCAGGTCGCCAAGGGCACCCTGCTCCAGGTCAAAGGCAGCGGCGCCTCCGGCTCCTTCAAGCTCAACAAGAAGCAGCTCGACACCAAGGACAAGGCGGCCAAGAAGAAGCCCGCAGCGGCCAAGCCCAAGAAGCCGGCCGCCGCCAGCGCCAAGAAAGCGCCCAAGTCTCCTAAGAAGCCCAAGAAGGCTCCCAGCGCCGCCAAGAGCCCCAAAAAGGCCAAGAAGCCTGCAGCAGCGGCGGCCAAGAGCCCCAAGAAAGCGGCCAAGAAGCCTAAGGCCGCCCCGAAGCCCAAGAAAGTCAccaagagcccggctaagaaggcggccaagcccaaagctgctgccgccaagagcccggctaagaagAAGGCCGCTACTAAAGCCAAGAAGCCCGCGGCCAAGAAGTAA
- the LOC140116412 gene encoding histone H2B type 1-O-like, which translates to MPDPAKSAPAPKKGSKKAVTKAQKKDGKKRRKTRKESYAIYVYKVLKQVHPDTGISSKAMGIMNSFVNDIFERIAGEASRLAHYNKRSTITSREIQTAVRLLLPGELAKHAVSEGTKAVTKYTSAK; encoded by the coding sequence ATGCCTGATCCCGCCAAGTCCGCCCCAGCGCCCAAGAAGGGCTCCAAGAAAGCCGTCACCAAGGCCCAGAAGAAGGACGGCAAGAAGCGCAGGAAGACCAGGAAGGAGAGTTACGCCATCTACGTCTACAAGGTGCTCAAGCAGGTGCACCCCGACACCGGCATCTCCTCCAAGGCCATGGGCATCATGAACTCCTTCGTCAACGACATCTTCGAGCGCATCGCAGGGGAAGCCTCCCGCCTGGCTCACTACAACAAGCGCTCCACCATCACCTCCCGGGAGATCCAGACCGCCGTCCGCCTGCTGCTGCCCGGAGAGCTGGCCAAGCACGCCGTGTCCGAGGGCACCAAGGCCGTCACCAAGTACACCAGCGCCAAGTAA
- the LOC140119765 gene encoding histone H2A type 1-like, which translates to MSGRGKQGGKVRAKAKTRSSRAGLQFPVGRVHRLLRKGNYAERVGAGAPVYLAAVLEYLTAEILELAGNAARDNKKTRIIPRHLQLAVRNDEELNKLLGGVTIAQGGVLPNIQAVLLPKKTESSKPAKSK; encoded by the coding sequence ATGTCTGGACGTGGCAAACAAGGAGGAAAGGTCCGCGCTAAGGCCAAGACCCGCTCATCCCGGGCCGGCCTGCAGTTCCCCGTCGGTCGTGTGCACAGGCTCCTCCGCAAGGGCAACTACGCCGAGAGAGTCGGGGCCGGTGCTCCCGTCTACCTGGCCGCCGTGCTCGAGTACCTCACCGCTGAGATCCTCGAGCTGGCCGGTAACGCCGCCCGGGACAACAAGAAGACCCGCATCATCCCCCGCCACCTGCAGCTGGCCGTGCGCAACGACGAGGAGCTCAACAAGCTGCTGGGAGGAGTCACCATCGCCCAGGGAGGCGTCCTGCCCAACATCCAGGCCGTGCTGCTGCCCAAGAAGACCGAGAGCAGCAAGCCCGCCAAGAGCAAGTGA